From Arachis stenosperma cultivar V10309 chromosome 2, arast.V10309.gnm1.PFL2, whole genome shotgun sequence, one genomic window encodes:
- the LOC130960694 gene encoding remorin 4.2-like, which translates to MLNDQSTSTLTLSSTRRNHGREEQNTNINDQGEDYIREIHALTPPLTTTTATTTANLRRRIREAWETQSHQSSSLFTMASIEGVAAGSSENLSTMSREFSALVLTGSSIDHNNSPMNDPPNHVGTEGSRNLERIREDDDDNDYDNQLRTMMMEETNPLAIVPDNNPLDPMTASLPTRHGGGGGGGMMVGGVTISGQSEVWVQRVKKEEIEAKIAAWQNAKVAKINNRFKREDSVISGWENEQLQKTTSWMNKVERKLEEKRAKALEKMQNEVAKAHRKAEERRASAEAKRGTKVARVLEVASLMKALGRTPTKRSFF; encoded by the exons ATGTTGAATGATCAAAGCACATCAACACTAACACTATCATCGACaagaagaaaccatggcagAGAGGAGCAAAATACCAATATTAATGATCAAGGAGAAGATTACATCAGAGAAATTCATGCTTTAACACCTCCTCTAACCACCACTACAGCCACCACGACCGCTAACCTTCGCCGGAGAATAAGAGAAGCTTGGGAGACACAAAGCCACCAGTCATCATCTTTGTTCACCATGGCTAGCATAGAAG GTGTTGCTGCAGGTTCGAGTGAGAACTTGAGCACCATGAGCAGGGAATTTAGCGCTCTCGTTCTAACAGGATCGAGCATCGACCACAACAACAGCCCAATGAATGACCCTCCAAATCATGTCGGAACTGAAGGAAGCAGAAACTTGGAGAGGATTCgagaagatgatgatgacaaTGATTATGATAATCAATTGAGGACCATGATGATGGAGGAGACGAACCCTCTGGCAATCGTGCCGGATAACAACCCCTTAGACCCGATGACTGCTTCTTTGCCGACGAGGCATGGTGGCGGTGGCGGCGGAGGAATGATGGTGGGTGGTGTTACGATCAGTGGGCAGAGCGAAGTGTGGGTGCAGAGAGTGAAGAAGGAGGAGATTGAAGCGAAGATTGCCGCGTGGCAGAACGCTAAGGTTGCTAAGATCAACAacagattcaagagggaagattctgtgaTCAGTGGGTGGGAGAATGAGCAACTTCAGAAAACCACTTCATGGATGAACAAAGTTGAG AGGAAGCTGGAGGAGAAAAGAGCAAAAGCACTTGAAAAAATGCAGAATGAAGTAGCAAAAGCTCATCGGAAAGCAGAGGAGAGAAGGGCATCAGCAGAGGCTAAAAGGGGAACTAAAGTTGCTAGGGTTCTTGAGGTTGCAAGCCTTATGAAAGCACTAGGAAGAACTCCTACCAAAAGATCCTTCTTTTAA